One genomic segment of Ricinus communis isolate WT05 ecotype wild-type chromosome 5, ASM1957865v1, whole genome shotgun sequence includes these proteins:
- the LOC8277791 gene encoding TLC domain-containing protein 4-B isoform X1: MCCFGKHFIILVLITNLKKEKYTGKSGSKENLFLGQFTRDYAIVLGSQETVMGTRSYQNHAELLLKEYLLDDSFIPYTSIIAGIFACKTVYDLTDLFSAVYFKCYPKLANVQRIEWNNRAISTFHAIFITVISLYLVFGSDLYSDHSADVITFRSSSLSVFALGVSVGYFIADIGMIIWFYPSLGGMEYVIHHLLSMVAVAYAMLTSEGQLYTFIVLISETTTPGINLRWYLDTAGMKRSRAYMINGVVIFLAWLVARILLFIYLFCHIYLHYDQVKQLHEFGILLVLIVPAMLSIMNLMWFWKIIKGLKKTLAKRQ, translated from the exons ATGTGTTGCTTTGGTAAACATTTTATAATACTAGTGTTGATCACTAACCTT AAAAAAGAGAAGTATACAGGAAAATCAGGCAGCAAAGAGAATCTGTTTTTAGGCCAATTCACCAGGGATTATGCTATAGTTCTGGGTTCTCAAGAAACCGTCATGGGAACAAGATCTTATCAAAATCATGCAGAGCTGCTGCTGAAGGAATATTTGCTTGATGATTCTTTTATTccatacacttcaattattgCTGGCATTTTTGCTTGTAAGACG GTTTATGATCTTACCGATTTGTTCAGTGCTGTTTACTTCAAGTGCTATCCAAAACTTGCAAATGTCCAACGAATTGAGTGGAATAACag GGCTATTTCCACTTTCCATGCCATTTTCATAACAGTTATATCGTTGTACTTAGTCTTTGGCTCTGATCTCTATTCTGATCATTCTGCTGATGTTATTACATTTCGAAGTTCTTCGTTGTCTGTATTTGCATTGGGG GTTTCTGTTGGTTACTTCATTGCTGACATTGGGATGATTATCTGGTTTTATCCTTCTTTAGGTGGAATGGAATAT GTTATTCATCATCTTCTTTCCATGGTAGCAGTGGCATATGCTATGTTAACTAGTGAGGGCCAGCTTTACACCTTCATCGTTCTTATCTCAGAGACGACTACGCCGGGGATCAATTTAAGATG GTACCTTGACACGGCCGGAATGAAGAGGTCCAGAGCATATATGATAAATGGGGTAGTGATATTCTTGGCTTGGCTG GTTGCAAGGATACTCTTGTTTATATACCTTTTCTGCCACATATACTTGCATTATGATCAG GTCAAGCAACTGCACGAGTTTGGGATACTCTTGGTGCTAATTGTACCAGCTATGCTGTCTATCATGAACTTGATGTGGTTTTGGAAGATTATCAAGGGATTGAAAAAGACATTAGCAAAGAGGCAGTAG
- the LOC8277791 gene encoding TLC domain-containing protein 4-B isoform X2, which translates to MGTRSYQNHAELLLKEYLLDDSFIPYTSIIAGIFACKTVYDLTDLFSAVYFKCYPKLANVQRIEWNNRAISTFHAIFITVISLYLVFGSDLYSDHSADVITFRSSSLSVFALGVSVGYFIADIGMIIWFYPSLGGMEYVIHHLLSMVAVAYAMLTSEGQLYTFIVLISETTTPGINLRWYLDTAGMKRSRAYMINGVVIFLAWLVARILLFIYLFCHIYLHYDQVKQLHEFGILLVLIVPAMLSIMNLMWFWKIIKGLKKTLAKRQ; encoded by the exons ATGGGAACAAGATCTTATCAAAATCATGCAGAGCTGCTGCTGAAGGAATATTTGCTTGATGATTCTTTTATTccatacacttcaattattgCTGGCATTTTTGCTTGTAAGACG GTTTATGATCTTACCGATTTGTTCAGTGCTGTTTACTTCAAGTGCTATCCAAAACTTGCAAATGTCCAACGAATTGAGTGGAATAACag GGCTATTTCCACTTTCCATGCCATTTTCATAACAGTTATATCGTTGTACTTAGTCTTTGGCTCTGATCTCTATTCTGATCATTCTGCTGATGTTATTACATTTCGAAGTTCTTCGTTGTCTGTATTTGCATTGGGG GTTTCTGTTGGTTACTTCATTGCTGACATTGGGATGATTATCTGGTTTTATCCTTCTTTAGGTGGAATGGAATAT GTTATTCATCATCTTCTTTCCATGGTAGCAGTGGCATATGCTATGTTAACTAGTGAGGGCCAGCTTTACACCTTCATCGTTCTTATCTCAGAGACGACTACGCCGGGGATCAATTTAAGATG GTACCTTGACACGGCCGGAATGAAGAGGTCCAGAGCATATATGATAAATGGGGTAGTGATATTCTTGGCTTGGCTG GTTGCAAGGATACTCTTGTTTATATACCTTTTCTGCCACATATACTTGCATTATGATCAG GTCAAGCAACTGCACGAGTTTGGGATACTCTTGGTGCTAATTGTACCAGCTATGCTGTCTATCATGAACTTGATGTGGTTTTGGAAGATTATCAAGGGATTGAAAAAGACATTAGCAAAGAGGCAGTAG